CCAAAACCGCCATCAGGAACGCGAAACCGAAAATTTTACGCATTCGAGAGTCTCCTTGGTGTATACGTAATCCGACTGCTAATAAAAGTACCCATCGGGGTCGCCGATGGGTTACTGTTTTTTTGATTTCTCATAAATTGTTCATTGCTTTAAGCCGCCGGGGGAAGTGGGGTTCGTCGATTTTGAATTTCCTGAGAATTCCCCATCCAAAGTCTTGTCTCCGATTAGTTTCCACCCCACTGGGACCACGAGTTTAAAGATCGTTTCGGAATCAGGATTATTGGTCATGTAGTCTGTGAAAACGTACTTAATCGATTCGTTAGCGCTATTGATGTATTCGATCTGACGCAAAAAAATATACGAACTTGGATAAAGCTTTTGATTGTTCACCAGGGTTAACCGAGCCACCTTGAATTCCTGTTTATCCGAATTCTTCTTGGGAACAATGTCGATGTATACATAGTGGGTATCTTCCAGAAGGTAATTCAAAGTGAATCTTTCTTTGAGCTCGGCTGCTTTCATTCCAAACAGAAGCGGAAGAGGAAAGTAAGTAATGATATCCTTTCCTGTTGGAGCAGAAAGCATTTTTACCTCTTTCGTTTTGAAGTCGAATAAATACAGATCTTTTCCTTTGATTAGAAATCGCCGATGAATTGGTTGGTTGGCATCAACTTCGGACAAATCGATAAATGCGAGATTAGGTTTTTGAAAATATGCAGTCCCCTTCATTTCGGTTGAAGTTTTTCGGACCGGCTCGATTATCGTTTGAGTTACGGCCATCCCGAACGATTCGGTTTTCGTCATCCGAGCTTCCCAGTCTTTGAGAATTTGGTCGAGTCGGGCGGACTTCTGTTCTGGGGTTAGCTCGCTCGTGGCCGACCTCTTCTCGTACTCACCTACCGACTGCTGAGCGTTGGATATGTTGCAAAATAGCAGAAAAATGACTGTGAGATTTATTGTCTTGAGCATGGGGAATCTCCTGGATTTTTTTACGTATCGCAGATCTTAACCCGGCAGAAGAACTGGTTACCCCGCGAGGCGCGTGAAGGCGATTTCAGAAACGTATGCCTCCCGTTAGGTCAGAATTGCAGGAAGCGTTGCTTGGAATCCTGTGCATTAGGTGCCGAAAGTCGTCATTGCTGCTTTAAGCCTCCGGGTTGAACGGAGCCGGAAGGGCGCGATGCTCCTCGAAAAATACCATCGTTTTGTTTTTCTTCCGGAAGTAATTTCCAGCCGTTGGGAACAATCAGTTTAAAGTAATTGGCGGGAATTTCCTTGTTGATTTTGTGCTCCAGCAGATCGTACTGGATCGTTTCGCCATTGTTG
The genomic region above belongs to Telmatocola sphagniphila and contains:
- a CDS encoding TIGR03009 domain-containing protein yields the protein MLKTINLTVIFLLFCNISNAQQSVGEYEKRSATSELTPEQKSARLDQILKDWEARMTKTESFGMAVTQTIIEPVRKTSTEMKGTAYFQKPNLAFIDLSEVDANQPIHRRFLIKGKDLYLFDFKTKEVKMLSAPTGKDIITYFPLPLLFGMKAAELKERFTLNYLLEDTHYVYIDIVPKKNSDKQEFKVARLTLVNNQKLYPSSYIFLRQIEYINSANESIKYVFTDYMTNNPDSETIFKLVVPVGWKLIGDKTLDGEFSGNSKSTNPTSPGGLKQ